One Bacteroidota bacterium DNA segment encodes these proteins:
- a CDS encoding PorV/PorQ family protein, with protein sequence MKKYIKCLAVVLLIGFFASTDPDLFAGNKDRSGEAGASELLINPWGRSAGWGNASTSNVRGVESMFINVAGTAFTQRTEIAFNHTQWLKGSEINVFAFGLNQKIGESGVLGLAVMSMMFGDIPITTVDLPEGGIGNFSPSLMNISLSYARIFSNSIYGGMQIKIISESISDMSAQGIAIDAGIQYVTGETENVHFGITLKNWGPTMKYSGDGLSIRTLLPGQESQFTVEQRAAKYQLPSQLNIGAAYDINFAGDYRLTFAGNFISNAFTKDQVTLGMEFSLKSYLMLRGAYTYEDGITEDANRDTVFTGPSAGFSVQVPFNKEKGTNFAVDYSYTDTEPFEGVHRIGIRLNL encoded by the coding sequence ATGAAAAAATATATCAAATGTCTCGCAGTGGTTCTGTTGATTGGGTTTTTTGCCTCCACCGACCCTGATCTGTTTGCAGGGAATAAAGACAGGTCAGGAGAGGCTGGTGCATCAGAATTATTGATTAACCCATGGGGACGAAGCGCTGGATGGGGCAATGCAAGCACGTCTAATGTCCGTGGTGTGGAATCCATGTTTATCAATGTGGCTGGAACAGCATTTACACAAAGAACCGAAATCGCCTTCAACCATACTCAATGGCTCAAAGGTTCGGAAATCAATGTCTTTGCATTTGGATTAAACCAGAAGATCGGTGAATCAGGTGTTCTGGGCCTTGCTGTAATGTCGATGATGTTTGGAGATATTCCTATCACAACTGTTGATTTGCCTGAAGGTGGCATTGGAAATTTCTCTCCCAGCCTGATGAACATTTCCCTGTCATATGCCAGGATTTTCTCAAACAGCATATATGGCGGAATGCAGATCAAAATTATCTCCGAAAGTATTTCCGACATGTCAGCCCAGGGAATTGCCATTGATGCTGGCATACAGTATGTTACAGGAGAGACCGAAAATGTTCACTTCGGTATTACATTAAAAAACTGGGGACCTACGATGAAATATTCGGGTGATGGCCTATCGATCCGAACACTTCTCCCTGGCCAGGAAAGCCAGTTTACAGTAGAACAGCGTGCAGCAAAATACCAGTTGCCATCCCAACTCAATATTGGTGCGGCTTATGATATAAACTTTGCAGGTGACTACCGCCTGACTTTTGCCGGTAACTTTATATCCAATGCCTTTACAAAAGATCAGGTTACCCTTGGAATGGAATTTTCGCTCAAATCGTATCTGATGCTCAGAGGTGCTTACACATATGAAGACGGGATAACCGAGGACGCAAACAGAGACACGGTTTTTACAGGTCCCAGCGCTGGTTTTTCTGTTCAGGTACCTTTTAACAAAGAAAAAGGAACAAATTTCGCTGTTGACTATTCATATACGGATACGGAACCCTTCGAGGGAGTCCATAGAATCGGAATCCGACTCAATTTATAG
- a CDS encoding metallophosphoesterase, whose amino-acid sequence MRKQFLIFIAFIIALYTLINYFLFAQGKGFFDTNTTVYLVYVLIFWTLAFIYPVARILGRLWCSKCSDVLTVIGSFWFAVMLYLFLGIILLKLIKLMNLATFVPYTFAYDLSFERNFLVGTAASSLVIIIYGFINARIPRVRKLDISINKPIIGLSSLTIAVASDIHLGNIVAGRMAKKIVKSINRLNPDIILLAGDVVDEDLAPVIRFDLGECLKQLKAPLGIYAITGNHEYIGGVTSACQYLQEHGIRVLRDEWIQLENGLYIVGRDDRDKSRFTGETRRQLSEIMMGVDKTFPVILLDHQPFELDQAATCGADLSISGHTHHGQMWPLNYITRMIYELSWGYKKKGDTHCYVSCGVGTWGPQVRTGNRPEILSIKLKILKT is encoded by the coding sequence ATGCGCAAACAATTTCTTATATTTATTGCATTCATCATTGCCCTTTACACCCTGATCAATTATTTCCTCTTTGCACAAGGTAAGGGATTTTTTGACACAAATACGACTGTCTATCTGGTTTATGTACTGATATTCTGGACATTGGCTTTTATATACCCTGTTGCCCGTATTCTTGGAAGACTATGGTGTTCAAAATGCAGTGATGTTTTAACGGTCATCGGATCTTTCTGGTTTGCTGTTATGCTCTATTTATTCCTTGGGATAATCCTTCTCAAGCTGATTAAACTGATGAACCTGGCGACATTTGTACCTTACACTTTTGCTTATGACCTGTCGTTTGAACGGAATTTTCTTGTTGGTACGGCAGCATCCTCTCTGGTAATAATTATTTATGGCTTTATAAATGCAAGAATTCCGCGTGTAAGAAAACTTGATATTTCTATCAATAAGCCTATTATTGGTTTATCATCTCTTACTATTGCTGTTGCCTCCGATATTCACCTTGGAAATATAGTTGCCGGCAGAATGGCAAAAAAAATTGTTAAAAGCATCAATAGGCTAAATCCTGATATTATCCTTCTTGCCGGAGATGTAGTTGATGAGGATCTGGCACCGGTAATCAGGTTCGACCTTGGAGAATGCCTGAAGCAACTGAAAGCACCTCTGGGCATCTATGCAATCACCGGTAATCACGAGTACATAGGTGGTGTGACCTCTGCATGCCAATACCTACAGGAACATGGCATCAGGGTATTGAGGGATGAGTGGATCCAGCTCGAAAACGGGTTGTATATTGTAGGTCGTGATGACCGGGATAAATCCCGTTTTACAGGGGAGACACGACGACAGTTAAGCGAGATCATGATGGGCGTTGATAAAACATTCCCAGTCATCCTGCTCGATCACCAACCTTTTGAATTGGACCAGGCAGCAACCTGTGGCGCCGACCTGTCCATTTCCGGCCATACACATCATGGCCAGATGTGGCCGCTGAATTATATCACAAGAATGATTTACGAACTCAGCTGGGGTTATAAAAAAAAGGGTGACACACATTGCTATGTGTCATGTGGTGTCGGCACATGGGGGCCTCAGGTAAGGACCGGTAACAGGCCTGAAATTCTTAGTATAAAATTGAAAATATTGAAAACCTGA
- a CDS encoding amidophosphoribosyltransferase codes for MSDQIKHECGIALIRLLKPLEFYLAKYGTTLYGFNMLHLLMEKQHNRGQDGAGVACVKFDPEPGNKYIDRIRSNTDSAVDDIFKEFYDKLNSINEKNPNRLKDTNWLKKNVEFTGELLLGHLRYGTYGMHSIKNLHPVQRYNNWMTKNLVLAGNFNLTNVDELFEKLISYGQYPIETSDTITILEKIGHNLDEENEHLYRKFKRQGYDKKDITEQIIKQLNIQKILKKACVTWDGGYVIAGMFGHGDAFVLRDPAGIRPAYYYYDDEVAVVTSERPAIQTTFNVSYDKVQEIQPGHALIIKKGGQIGEFQCITPVRKSSCSFERIYFSRGTDAEIYQERKNLGKALSPAILKAIDYDLKNTVFSYIPNTAIDAFIGLIEELNGFCNQVKKDQILLLGQNTSSEKLDEILKLSPRIEKVAVKDIKLRTFITQDQRRDDLVTHVYDITYGTVKKNIDNLVVIDDSIVRGTTLKQSIIRILDRLGPKKIIIASSAPQIRYPDCYGIDMAKISDFIAFNAAIELLKEKNMSNIINMVYKKSKEQEKLPKEQIVNYVKEIYKQFSAEQIADKISGMLTTPGLNAKVQIIYQTIDDLHHACPNHTGDWYFTGNYPTPGGNKVVNTAFINYIEGRNVRAY; via the coding sequence ATGAGTGATCAGATCAAACATGAATGCGGTATTGCACTGATCCGTCTTCTTAAACCTCTTGAATTCTACCTGGCCAAGTATGGAACAACCTTATATGGATTTAACATGTTACACCTGCTTATGGAGAAACAACATAACCGTGGACAGGATGGTGCTGGCGTAGCTTGTGTTAAATTTGACCCTGAACCCGGCAATAAATATATCGACAGGATTCGTTCTAATACCGACAGTGCAGTTGATGATATCTTTAAAGAGTTCTATGATAAACTAAACTCAATTAATGAAAAGAACCCTAACCGGTTAAAGGATACTAACTGGTTAAAAAAGAATGTAGAATTTACGGGAGAATTATTATTGGGGCATCTTCGCTATGGAACCTATGGCATGCACAGCATTAAAAACCTGCATCCGGTTCAGCGTTATAATAACTGGATGACAAAAAACCTGGTGCTGGCCGGCAATTTTAACCTGACTAACGTCGATGAGCTCTTTGAAAAGCTGATCAGCTATGGGCAATATCCTATCGAAACCTCTGATACCATCACGATTCTTGAAAAGATCGGTCATAATTTGGATGAAGAAAATGAACATCTCTACCGGAAATTCAAAAGGCAGGGGTATGATAAAAAAGATATCACTGAACAGATTATTAAACAACTGAATATTCAAAAGATACTTAAGAAGGCCTGTGTTACTTGGGATGGGGGCTATGTAATTGCCGGTATGTTCGGGCATGGCGATGCTTTTGTTTTAAGAGATCCTGCGGGAATTCGGCCGGCATACTATTATTATGATGATGAGGTTGCAGTGGTTACATCTGAGCGGCCTGCTATTCAGACCACTTTCAATGTATCTTATGACAAGGTGCAGGAAATCCAACCCGGGCATGCACTGATTATCAAAAAGGGCGGGCAGATAGGTGAATTTCAGTGCATCACACCTGTACGCAAGTCATCCTGCTCATTTGAGCGCATTTATTTCTCACGTGGTACCGATGCGGAGATATATCAGGAACGTAAGAATCTCGGTAAAGCACTATCCCCGGCCATTTTAAAAGCCATCGATTATGATCTGAAAAACACCGTTTTTTCTTACATTCCGAATACTGCCATTGATGCTTTTATTGGCCTGATTGAAGAATTGAACGGGTTTTGTAACCAGGTAAAGAAAGATCAGATTCTCTTGCTCGGACAGAATACTTCATCCGAAAAGCTGGATGAAATTCTTAAACTCAGCCCTCGTATTGAAAAAGTGGCTGTAAAAGATATTAAACTTCGGACCTTTATCACCCAGGATCAGCGAAGAGATGATCTGGTAACCCATGTGTATGATATCACCTATGGTACTGTTAAAAAGAATATTGATAACCTTGTGGTTATCGATGATTCAATTGTTCGCGGGACGACACTAAAACAAAGTATTATACGTATTTTAGATCGCCTGGGGCCTAAAAAGATTATCATAGCTTCTTCAGCACCTCAGATCAGGTACCCGGATTGTTATGGCATCGACATGGCGAAGATCAGTGATTTCATTGCTTTTAATGCAGCCATTGAACTTCTCAAGGAGAAAAATATGTCAAACATTATCAATATGGTATATAAAAAGTCAAAGGAGCAGGAGAAGCTGCCAAAAGAACAGATAGTAAATTATGTCAAGGAAATCTACAAACAATTTTCTGCTGAACAAATTGCTGATAAAATATCGGGAATGCTTACCACACCGGGGCTGAATGCCAAAGTGCAAATCATATATCAAACCATCGATGATCTTCACCATGCTTGTCCAAATCACACAGGTGACTGGTATTTTACAGGTAATTATCCGACACCTGGAGGAAATAAAGTGGTCAATACAGCCTTTATCAATTATATAGAGGGGCGGAATGTCAGGGCTTATTAA
- a CDS encoding HIT family protein: MATIFSKIVNGEIPSYKVAEDDYFFAFLDIHPLAKGHTLIVTKTEIDYLFDLNDELYKKMLVFSKRLAKSLEKVIDCQRVGMAVVGLEIPHAHIHLIPLNSMDDMDFKRQPLQLSKEEFIVIAAQINQAFEELV; encoded by the coding sequence ATGGCAACCATATTTTCTAAAATCGTAAATGGCGAAATCCCTTCCTATAAAGTTGCTGAGGATGACTATTTTTTTGCATTCCTCGATATTCATCCCCTGGCAAAAGGGCACACGCTGATAGTAACCAAAACTGAAATAGACTACCTCTTTGATCTCAATGACGAACTTTACAAAAAAATGCTCGTCTTTTCAAAACGTCTAGCCAAATCACTTGAAAAGGTTATTGATTGTCAAAGAGTCGGGATGGCTGTTGTCGGTTTGGAAATACCTCATGCTCATATCCATCTTATACCTTTAAATAGCATGGATGATATGGACTTTAAACGTCAACCCTTACAACTGTCAAAAGAAGAATTTATCGTTATTGCCGCACAGATCAACCAGGCGTTTGAAGAATTAGTTTAA
- the greA gene encoding transcription elongation factor GreA, giving the protein MAEIKYYTTQGLKKLKDELEHLVTVERPAISKLIAEARDKGDLSENAEYDAAKNAQEMLEMKIAKLKEVLLNARIIDESKMDDSKVLILSKIKLKNLKNNAIMTYTLVPENEADVKTGKISINSPIARGLLGKTVGDKVEIIVPAGKIIFEIIEISR; this is encoded by the coding sequence ATGGCTGAAATTAAATACTATACCACCCAGGGATTAAAAAAACTGAAGGATGAACTGGAACACCTGGTCACTGTTGAACGCCCTGCTATTTCCAAACTTATCGCTGAGGCAAGAGATAAAGGCGATCTCAGCGAAAACGCTGAATATGATGCAGCTAAAAATGCTCAGGAGATGCTGGAAATGAAGATAGCCAAACTTAAAGAAGTGCTACTGAACGCCAGAATTATTGATGAATCTAAAATGGATGATTCCAAAGTGCTTATCTTATCAAAAATCAAACTAAAGAACCTGAAAAACAATGCCATCATGACCTATACCCTGGTACCTGAAAATGAAGCTGATGTTAAAACAGGTAAAATTTCTATAAATTCACCAATTGCAAGGGGATTATTGGGGAAAACAGTGGGAGATAAAGTTGAAATCATCGTGCCTGCCGGTAAAATCATTTTCGAGATCATCGAAATCTCACGATAA
- a CDS encoding methylated-DNA--[protein]-cysteine S-methyltransferase, which produces MNEYLTAYYQSPVGMVEISGNQKGIRSLYFVDVVKKNEPVPDALRICMHQIDEYFTRKRKIFELPLNLTGTPFQLKVWKELQKIPFGKTVSYMDLAKQLGDIKSIRAVGSANGKNPVSIIIPCHRVIGSDGSLTGYGGGLWRKKWLLEFEQGMTSLI; this is translated from the coding sequence ATGAATGAGTATTTAACTGCATATTATCAATCCCCTGTTGGCATGGTCGAAATATCAGGTAATCAGAAAGGTATACGTTCATTGTACTTTGTAGATGTAGTGAAGAAGAATGAACCTGTACCTGATGCTTTAAGAATATGTATGCACCAGATTGATGAGTACTTCACCAGAAAGCGAAAGATCTTTGAATTACCTCTGAATTTAACCGGCACACCCTTTCAACTAAAAGTCTGGAAGGAACTTCAGAAAATTCCGTTTGGTAAGACCGTCTCCTATATGGATCTGGCTAAACAGCTTGGGGATATAAAATCCATTCGTGCAGTTGGTTCAGCCAACGGAAAGAATCCGGTCAGCATCATCATCCCCTGCCATCGTGTGATTGGCAGCGATGGCAGTTTAACAGGCTATGGAGGAGGTTTATGGAGGAAAAAGTGGCTGCTGGAATTTGAACAAGGAATGACATCCCTTATTTAA
- a CDS encoding C69 family dipeptidase produces MKKNFCSLLSLILVYYLPLKAQVDKSDWLNGFPDGCTSITVGRSATIDGSVITSHTDDSHRTESSIDIIPAKNYGTGSLCPVYKRTPCDTMAMPVYMYIKNGDIPQIAHTNGFINTAYPCLNDHQLALGESTFGGREVLQSDNGLIDCEYLCQIMLERCSTAREAIKLADELTAVYGWIDAGEYLTIADKKEVWHFEIVGPGKGKKGSIWAAQRVPDDHIAVNANASRIRMINLNDPDYYMASANIFTMAIDSGWCTSKKEFEFCYAYAPESRTSFASRRREWRVFDLLAPSLKLDPNAENFPFSIKPDQLVSLEKLVTIFKDYYEGTPFDMTKDITVTNEKGMTVISPLANPFMPYDMNKMLKINGGWGWLGERTIARWYTMYATIIQCRDWLPDEIGGVAWIALDNVATSIYIPIYCGVTDLPQSYKTPGRARGFTRESAWWAFNYLGTLTAQRWGDMRHDVEAAWDPWQKELFDNQKKIEQQALDLYDQNNPGKTKNFLTGYTNDWGNKVVKKAWETGDFLWTKYDEKF; encoded by the coding sequence ATGAAAAAAAATTTTTGTAGTCTTTTATCATTGATTCTTGTATATTATCTGCCATTAAAGGCTCAGGTTGATAAATCTGACTGGTTGAATGGTTTTCCGGATGGCTGTACATCAATTACAGTGGGAAGATCAGCTACTATTGATGGCTCGGTTATTACTTCTCATACTGATGATAGCCATCGTACTGAGTCTTCGATTGATATCATTCCGGCAAAAAATTACGGCACTGGAAGCCTGTGCCCTGTTTATAAGCGTACTCCCTGCGATACCATGGCTATGCCGGTCTATATGTATATCAAAAACGGTGACATACCTCAGATAGCACATACCAACGGATTCATCAATACCGCATATCCCTGCCTTAATGATCATCAGCTTGCCCTAGGTGAGTCGACTTTTGGAGGAAGGGAGGTTTTACAATCCGATAATGGCCTTATTGATTGCGAATACTTGTGCCAGATCATGTTAGAGCGGTGCTCGACAGCAAGAGAAGCGATAAAACTGGCAGATGAATTGACCGCAGTATATGGCTGGATCGACGCCGGTGAGTATCTTACAATTGCCGATAAGAAGGAAGTATGGCATTTTGAGATTGTCGGCCCGGGAAAGGGAAAAAAAGGATCTATATGGGCCGCGCAACGTGTTCCGGATGATCATATCGCCGTTAATGCCAATGCCAGCAGGATCAGGATGATTAATCTGAATGATCCGGATTATTATATGGCATCAGCAAACATCTTTACGATGGCCATAGACTCCGGATGGTGCACATCAAAAAAGGAGTTTGAATTCTGCTATGCCTATGCGCCCGAAAGCCGCACATCTTTCGCCTCACGCCGAAGGGAATGGCGCGTTTTCGACCTGCTCGCCCCTTCTCTCAAACTCGATCCCAATGCCGAAAACTTTCCCTTCTCAATAAAACCCGACCAGCTTGTATCCCTTGAGAAACTCGTCACCATTTTCAAAGACTATTACGAAGGCACACCCTTCGATATGACTAAAGATATCACAGTGACCAATGAAAAAGGAATGACCGTTATTTCTCCACTGGCTAATCCTTTCATGCCCTATGACATGAATAAAATGCTTAAAATTAATGGTGGTTGGGGCTGGCTGGGTGAGCGCACCATAGCCCGCTGGTACACAATGTATGCGACCATTATACAGTGCAGGGACTGGCTGCCCGATGAAATAGGTGGCGTCGCATGGATCGCTCTTGATAATGTGGCTACATCCATTTATATTCCGATTTATTGTGGTGTGACCGATTTGCCACAATCCTATAAAACTCCCGGAAGAGCAAGGGGCTTTACCAGAGAATCGGCCTGGTGGGCATTTAATTATCTTGGAACCCTCACCGCACAACGATGGGGAGACATGCGGCATGATGTAGAAGCTGCCTGGGACCCCTGGCAAAAAGAACTATTCGACAACCAGAAAAAAATCGAACAACAGGCCCTGGACTTATATGATCAAAATAATCCGGGGAAAACAAAAAATTTCTTAACCGGTTATACCAATGATTGGGGAAATAAGGTAGTCAAAAAAGCATGGGAAACAGGTGATTTTTTATGGACCAAATATGATGAGAAATTTTAA
- a CDS encoding M14 family metallopeptidase: MKWLGFGLLFSVLQTLAQEVDWFTFYEKSGYLETPRYIETIDYCRRLADASPWIEYTSFGISPQGRELPLLIADKNSHFNPKEVRKSGNIILLVQACIHPGESDGKDAGLMFFRDMAINKKLAGLLDHVTILFIPIFNVDGHERFSHYNRINQNGPEEIGWRTTAQNLNLNRDYLKADSPEMKAWLDLFQQWLPDFFVDIHVTDGADYQYVMTYDVETSGNMDVALTEWTKKSFIPAFEEGMDKSGYLAFPYVAFRKWHDPRSGIIDNAGSPRFSQGYTAVQNRIGLLIENHMLKNYKTRVSGSYEALKIICDILNRNYIEVKRMNLLADQAVANPEFREQEFPVDFKTTNDSIMVEFRGLEYEVVKSDLTGGDWFKYSNIPKTFLIPYFNSHKPKVTVKLPEAYIIPPEWKDVIERLAWHGISYSVLKDDATIRIQSYKFTDIKWSKSSYEGRLSVQVKPVIIDDVRSFPAGSAIIDMNQRTARVIAYLLEPSSPDSYVYWGFFNAIFEQKEYFETYVMEEMARKMIEENPELKAEFDQKKATDPDFARSQWDMLNWFYSKTPYWDQKLNMYPVGRIVDRTELEQLLK, encoded by the coding sequence TGGTTTACTTTTTATGAGAAATCAGGTTATCTTGAAACACCCAGGTATATTGAAACCATTGATTACTGCAGGCGACTTGCAGATGCATCGCCATGGATCGAATACACCAGCTTTGGTATCAGCCCGCAGGGAAGAGAACTGCCATTGCTGATAGCAGATAAAAACTCCCATTTTAATCCTAAGGAAGTAAGGAAATCAGGAAATATAATATTGCTCGTCCAGGCTTGCATACATCCGGGTGAGTCTGATGGTAAGGATGCCGGGTTGATGTTCTTCAGAGATATGGCTATCAATAAAAAACTTGCCGGACTACTCGACCACGTTACCATCCTGTTCATTCCGATTTTCAATGTTGACGGTCATGAACGTTTTAGCCATTATAATCGCATTAACCAAAATGGCCCTGAAGAGATTGGCTGGCGGACAACAGCGCAGAACCTCAACCTTAACAGGGATTATCTGAAGGCTGATTCACCTGAGATGAAAGCCTGGCTTGACCTGTTCCAGCAATGGCTGCCCGACTTTTTTGTGGATATTCATGTGACAGATGGTGCGGATTATCAGTATGTTATGACATATGATGTGGAAACATCAGGAAATATGGATGTTGCTTTGACAGAATGGACTAAAAAGTCATTCATTCCTGCTTTTGAAGAGGGAATGGATAAATCCGGATATCTGGCATTTCCTTATGTCGCCTTCCGTAAATGGCACGATCCACGCAGCGGCATTATTGACAATGCAGGTTCCCCCAGATTTTCGCAGGGCTATACTGCCGTTCAGAACCGAATCGGCCTGCTGATCGAAAATCATATGCTTAAGAATTATAAAACAAGGGTATCCGGTTCATATGAGGCACTAAAGATTATTTGTGATATACTGAACAGGAATTATATTGAGGTGAAGAGGATGAATTTGCTGGCTGATCAGGCAGTAGCAAATCCTGAATTCCGTGAACAGGAATTTCCTGTCGATTTTAAAACAACGAATGATAGCATTATGGTCGAGTTCAGGGGACTGGAATATGAGGTGGTCAAAAGTGACCTGACTGGCGGTGACTGGTTTAAATACAGCAATATTCCAAAGACATTCCTGATACCCTATTTTAATAGTCATAAGCCAAAAGTCACTGTAAAACTTCCGGAAGCTTATATCATCCCACCTGAATGGAAAGATGTCATCGAGCGGCTGGCATGGCATGGTATATCCTATTCTGTATTAAAAGATGATGCCACCATCAGGATACAATCCTATAAATTTACTGACATTAAATGGAGTAAATCATCTTATGAAGGGAGGTTATCTGTTCAGGTTAAGCCAGTTATCATTGACGATGTGAGGAGCTTTCCTGCCGGATCGGCAATAATTGATATGAATCAGCGTACAGCCAGAGTCATCGCGTATTTGCTGGAACCATCCTCACCTGATTCTTATGTATACTGGGGATTCTTTAATGCCATCTTCGAACAGAAGGAGTATTTTGAAACTTATGTGATGGAAGAGATGGCCCGTAAGATGATAGAAGAAAATCCAGAGTTGAAGGCTGAATTTGATCAGAAAAAGGCCACAGATCCGGATTTTGCCCGAAGCCAGTGGGATATGCTCAATTGGTTTTACAGTAAAACACCTTACTGGGATCAGAAACTAAATATGTATCCGGTGGGAAGAATTGTCGATCGGACTGAGCTTGAGCAATTACTTAAATAA